From Companilactobacillus heilongjiangensis, one genomic window encodes:
- the fabV gene encoding enoyl-ACP reductase FabV: protein MSDTMVKITEKLKGNVARSVNPEGCRQEILNQISYVQGKGKYEGAKKALIIGGSSSYGLASRITTAFGQGADTIGVSFERPPRDENMLGTAGWYNNIYFRQEAEKAGLIGKNFIGDAFAQDMKDQVIQYIKDSFGGKIDLLVYSVAAPKRTNPDNADETWRSVIKTVGKSVTGENINLEENKLFEQTVEPATDDEVEATKHVMGGEDWEIWVDELKAAGVLADGFKTILYSYIGPKSTYDFYHEGTLGAAKDAAEASSHKIQDKIKDIDGEALISVSRAVTTKASVVIPIFPMYCIALYKIEEETGTHETPIMHKDRLFRDMVYGNRRETDDRGRLRPDAWEQREDIQAKVSELMKKITPDNFNSSLTGYDEFRREFMQLNGFEVPGADIDTVDLDKLMKLRP from the coding sequence ATGTCAGATACAATGGTAAAAATTACTGAAAAGCTCAAGGGTAATGTTGCTCGATCAGTAAATCCAGAAGGATGCCGTCAAGAAATTCTAAATCAAATCTCCTATGTACAAGGAAAAGGTAAGTATGAAGGTGCAAAGAAGGCTTTGATTATTGGGGGATCATCTAGTTATGGACTTGCTAGTCGAATTACAACAGCTTTTGGTCAGGGAGCTGACACAATCGGAGTTTCCTTTGAACGACCACCACGCGATGAAAATATGCTCGGAACTGCCGGTTGGTATAACAACATATACTTCCGTCAAGAAGCAGAAAAAGCAGGCTTGATTGGTAAAAACTTCATTGGCGATGCTTTTGCACAAGATATGAAGGATCAAGTTATTCAATATATTAAGGATAGCTTTGGGGGAAAGATTGATCTCTTAGTATATTCTGTCGCTGCTCCAAAACGGACCAATCCTGACAATGCCGACGAAACGTGGCGTTCAGTGATTAAAACCGTTGGTAAATCAGTTACCGGTGAAAATATCAATCTAGAAGAGAATAAATTATTTGAACAAACAGTTGAACCTGCTACTGACGATGAAGTAGAAGCTACGAAACACGTCATGGGTGGCGAAGATTGGGAGATCTGGGTTGATGAGTTAAAAGCCGCCGGAGTTTTGGCTGATGGATTCAAGACAATTCTTTATTCATATATTGGACCAAAGAGTACATATGATTTCTATCATGAAGGTACTCTAGGAGCTGCAAAAGACGCAGCCGAAGCATCATCTCACAAGATTCAAGACAAGATCAAAGATATTGATGGTGAAGCTCTAATTTCCGTATCTCGTGCCGTAACTACTAAGGCATCCGTTGTTATTCCTATTTTTCCAATGTATTGTATCGCACTTTATAAGATTGAAGAAGAAACGGGAACACATGAGACACCAATCATGCACAAAGATCGTCTATTCCGTGACATGGTTTACGGAAATCGCCGTGAGACTGATGATAGAGGCCGCCTACGTCCAGATGCTTGGGAGCAACGCGAGGATATCCAGGCTAAAGTTTCTGAATTAATGAAGAAGATTACACCAGATAACTTTAACAGTTCCTTAACTGGTTACGATGAATTTAGAAGAGAATTCATGCAACTAAACGGTTTTGAAGTACCAGGGGCTGACATTGATACTGTAGATTTAGATAAATTAATGAAATTGAGACCATAA
- a CDS encoding MaoC family dehydratase yields MKEYKILYEGELKVGMSGSVSKRITEEDVETFAKVTVDYNPMHMDQEFAESTQFHKRIAHGMLSAGMISACLGTKMPGPGAIYLNQSLRFDKPVYFGDVLVATVTVEKIDQKAHFQIATLSTVVTNQNGDKVTEGEAQIMPAKKD; encoded by the coding sequence ATGAAAGAATATAAGATACTTTATGAAGGCGAATTAAAGGTGGGAATGAGTGGTTCAGTTTCCAAACGTATTACTGAGGAAGACGTTGAAACCTTTGCCAAAGTAACGGTCGATTATAATCCAATGCATATGGATCAAGAATTTGCCGAGAGTACACAGTTCCATAAACGTATCGCGCACGGAATGTTATCCGCCGGTATGATTTCAGCCTGTTTAGGCACAAAAATGCCTGGACCTGGGGCCATTTACTTAAATCAATCGTTGAGATTTGATAAACCAGTTTATTTCGGTGATGTACTTGTAGCAACAGTTACAGTCGAAAAGATTGACCAAAAAGCACATTTCCAAATTGCAACATTATCAACCGTTGTAACTAATCAGAATGGGGATAAAGTTACTGAAGGTGAAGCACAGATAATGCCTGCAAAGAAAGATTAG
- a CDS encoding alpha/beta fold hydrolase, with protein MQFITSDDVRLEYDDVGQGEPILIMTGYAGYKEIWRSQVELLSQHYRVINLDRRNHGRSETTTKGLRMSRQGKDVAELLDYLKINKISMMGNSMGAATIWAYCSLYGDDRINKIISVDQSPKMISDETWPYGLLDLNWNNFPEEAEQMYHVHTTYRNIDDETYKLVKTVQGGKKFDYELNRPLLFDHAFQDWRDVIKTLKVPVLFLSGKESPFWSSEHATASAKLCENGKAIIVPDSGHIIMSEQQELFNTIMMDFLQS; from the coding sequence ATGCAATTTATCACAAGTGATGATGTAAGACTGGAATATGATGACGTCGGCCAAGGAGAACCTATTTTAATTATGACTGGTTACGCTGGCTATAAGGAAATTTGGCGTTCACAAGTTGAACTCCTGAGCCAACATTATCGAGTTATTAATTTAGATAGGAGAAATCACGGTCGTTCGGAAACTACAACTAAAGGATTACGAATGAGCCGCCAAGGAAAAGATGTTGCTGAGTTATTAGATTATTTGAAAATAAATAAGATCAGTATGATGGGTAATTCTATGGGTGCAGCAACTATCTGGGCATATTGTTCCTTATATGGGGATGATCGGATTAATAAAATAATCAGTGTTGATCAATCACCCAAGATGATTTCTGATGAAACTTGGCCATATGGTCTATTGGATTTGAACTGGAATAATTTTCCTGAGGAAGCGGAACAGATGTATCACGTTCACACGACCTATCGCAATATTGATGATGAAACATATAAATTGGTCAAGACAGTTCAAGGTGGAAAGAAATTCGATTACGAATTGAACCGACCTTTACTATTTGATCATGCTTTTCAAGATTGGCGCGATGTAATTAAAACTTTGAAAGTTCCAGTTCTCTTTCTATCTGGAAAAGAAAGTCCATTCTGGTCTTCTGAGCATGCGACAGCCTCAGCTAAGTTATGTGAAAACGGCAAGGCTATCATTGTTCCTGATTCTGGGCACATAATTATGTCCGAGCAACAGGAATTGTTCAATACCATCATGATGGATTTCTTGCAATCATGA
- a CDS encoding LysR family transcriptional regulator: MDIHQIQYLITIVDNDFNLTKSSRVLNVSQPALSKLISELENVEQIQIFTRGKGRITGLTSTGEDLISHGRTISRDYDDLIKSIHDRADDKTGTVKLGIAPVIISTVFNRAIPKFIQENPKIDLQIVEKGAYELQKKLILQEIDLAVLVSPATYPSVQEKKIYDDSVAVWFNKNHRFHNFKGPIPFKEVAKEKIVTLDDSFMVTYQINQRFNRNDLHPNYFFKTSSWDLILNICSEMDDAVGIIASPIGGNYSGTNIEHRDIDPNFPWTISMCSIKDVYQNAVVKYTEDWFINYFKEHKDHIND, encoded by the coding sequence ATGGATATACATCAAATCCAATATTTAATAACTATCGTCGACAACGATTTTAATCTCACAAAGAGTTCACGGGTCCTAAATGTCTCGCAACCCGCACTGAGTAAGCTTATCAGCGAGTTGGAAAATGTTGAGCAAATCCAAATATTCACTCGTGGTAAAGGTAGGATTACCGGATTGACCTCCACTGGTGAGGATCTAATCTCACACGGTCGAACTATCAGTAGAGATTACGATGATTTAATCAAAAGTATTCACGACCGCGCTGATGATAAAACCGGAACTGTCAAACTCGGTATCGCACCAGTCATCATTTCTACTGTCTTCAATCGAGCCATTCCCAAATTCATTCAGGAAAATCCCAAAATTGACTTACAAATAGTCGAAAAAGGTGCTTATGAACTGCAAAAGAAGTTAATCCTACAAGAAATCGATCTGGCAGTGCTAGTTTCACCAGCCACCTACCCATCCGTTCAAGAAAAGAAAATCTATGACGACTCAGTTGCCGTCTGGTTCAACAAAAATCATCGTTTTCATAATTTCAAAGGACCTATTCCTTTCAAAGAAGTGGCCAAAGAAAAAATAGTTACTTTAGATGATAGTTTCATGGTCACTTACCAAATAAACCAAAGGTTCAATCGTAACGATTTACATCCCAACTATTTCTTCAAAACAAGTTCATGGGATTTAATTTTAAACATCTGCTCCGAAATGGACGATGCTGTTGGAATCATAGCTTCACCAATCGGTGGAAATTATTCCGGAACTAACATCGAACATCGTGATATTGATCCAAACTTCCCATGGACAATCAGCATGTGTAGCATCAAAGACGTTTATCAAAATGCCGTTGTGAAATACACAGAAGATTGGTTCATAAATTACTTCAAAGAACACAAAGACCATATCAATGACTAA
- a CDS encoding MIP/aquaporin family protein → MSGTWDARFAAEFFGTMILVLFGNGAVANSFLKDTTGNGENGQANGGWIFIAVGYGLGVMIPAMMFGSISGNHLNPAITIAQAAAGIFPWGKVAPYIIFQFLGAMVGQLLVLVIYWPYYKRTKDEGAIFATFSTGDTAGSTMNGFWTEAIGTAILVFAAMGLYRGMFFKQSIDIANIGVGLVITTLVMSVGGPTGPALNPARDLGPRLVHAFMPVPNKGSSNWNYSWVPVVAPIVGAIVGIFIYKGFFGL, encoded by the coding sequence ATGAGCGGAACTTGGGACGCACGCTTCGCAGCAGAGTTTTTTGGAACGATGATTTTGGTATTATTCGGAAATGGTGCAGTTGCTAACTCATTTCTTAAAGACACGACCGGTAATGGGGAAAACGGCCAAGCCAATGGTGGTTGGATCTTTATCGCCGTCGGATATGGATTAGGTGTTATGATTCCAGCAATGATGTTTGGATCAATCTCTGGTAATCATTTGAATCCAGCGATTACAATTGCACAAGCAGCCGCAGGGATTTTTCCTTGGGGTAAAGTTGCACCATATATTATTTTTCAATTTTTAGGTGCTATGGTAGGTCAACTACTAGTCTTAGTAATTTATTGGCCATACTACAAACGTACTAAAGACGAGGGTGCAATATTCGCTACATTCTCAACTGGTGATACAGCCGGTAGTACAATGAACGGTTTTTGGACTGAAGCAATTGGTACAGCAATTCTAGTATTCGCAGCTATGGGATTGTATCGTGGAATGTTCTTCAAGCAAAGTATTGATATTGCTAACATCGGTGTAGGTTTAGTTATTACAACGTTAGTTATGTCAGTCGGGGGACCAACTGGACCAGCTTTAAATCCAGCTCGTGATTTGGGACCAAGACTAGTGCATGCATTCATGCCAGTGCCAAACAAAGGATCATCAAATTGGAATTATAGTTGGGTACCAGTAGTCGCTCCAATCGTCGGAGCAATTGTCGGAATCTTTATTTATAAAGGCTTCTTCGGACTATAG
- a CDS encoding enoyl-CoA hydratase-related protein, which produces MTELTGMKDFENVLLEANDGIATLSINRPKSLNALNSDTLVEIGEALDVVKNNEDAIKVLIVTGSGDRSFVAGADISQMRDMNPIQAAELSKLAHNSFGKIENLKQFTIAAVNGFCLGGGLELASSCDMRIVSEKAKFGQPEVTLGIVPGFGGTQRLTRLVGRGKAKEMIATGTMIKADEAYRVGIADEIAAPEELMDKATEIAKTIMKNGLIAVGMAKYVIDRAADLPLDTAIDFETQMWAQTFATEDQTEGMSAFLEKRHAKFSGK; this is translated from the coding sequence ATGACAGAATTAACAGGTATGAAAGATTTCGAAAACGTATTACTAGAGGCTAACGACGGGATTGCTACTTTATCTATTAACCGTCCAAAATCACTAAACGCTTTGAACTCAGATACATTGGTAGAAATTGGTGAAGCACTAGATGTTGTTAAGAATAATGAAGATGCTATTAAAGTATTGATCGTTACAGGTTCAGGCGATAGATCATTCGTTGCTGGCGCAGATATTTCTCAAATGAGAGACATGAATCCTATTCAAGCCGCTGAACTTTCAAAACTAGCTCACAATTCATTCGGCAAGATCGAAAACTTGAAACAATTTACTATTGCTGCCGTTAACGGTTTCTGTTTAGGTGGAGGTCTTGAATTAGCTTCATCATGTGATATGCGTATTGTTTCAGAAAAAGCTAAGTTCGGACAACCAGAAGTTACTCTTGGTATAGTTCCTGGATTTGGTGGTACACAACGTCTAACACGTCTTGTTGGCCGTGGTAAAGCTAAGGAAATGATTGCTACTGGTACAATGATCAAGGCTGATGAAGCTTACCGTGTTGGTATTGCTGATGAAATTGCTGCTCCTGAAGAATTGATGGACAAAGCAACTGAAATCGCTAAGACAATCATGAAGAATGGTTTGATTGCCGTTGGTATGGCTAAATATGTTATTGACCGTGCCGCTGATTTACCATTGGATACAGCTATCGACTTCGAAACACAAATGTGGGCACAAACATTTGCTACAGAAGATCAAACTGAAGGTATGAGCGCATTCCTTGAGAAACGCCACGCTAAGTTCTCTGGTAAATAA
- a CDS encoding MIP/aquaporin family protein: MTNDSLTLQLLGEFIGTMVLIILGDGVVAAVSLKKSKAEGAGWIAIALGWGLAVTLGFYCSAFLSPAHLNPAVTLGMAIAGLFKWSYVVPYMIAQTLGGLVGAVIVWLNYYPHWKETDDPAAILGTFATGPAIRDYPMNFLSEFIGTLVLVFALLAFTRGKFTDGLNPMVVGVLITSIGFSLGGTTGYAINPARDLGPRIAHQILPIANKGESDWAYSWVPVLGPLAGGAVAAWLYMLIP, translated from the coding sequence ATGACGAATGATAGCTTAACGCTACAGTTACTTGGAGAATTTATTGGGACAATGGTTTTAATCATTCTTGGTGATGGTGTTGTAGCGGCCGTATCACTGAAGAAGTCGAAAGCTGAAGGAGCCGGTTGGATTGCCATAGCACTTGGATGGGGATTGGCAGTTACACTTGGTTTTTATTGTTCAGCATTCTTAAGTCCCGCACACTTGAACCCCGCAGTTACCTTGGGAATGGCAATTGCCGGATTATTCAAATGGTCATACGTAGTACCATATATGATTGCTCAAACATTAGGTGGTTTAGTTGGTGCCGTAATCGTTTGGCTTAACTACTACCCACATTGGAAAGAAACTGATGATCCAGCAGCAATCCTTGGTACATTCGCTACCGGACCAGCAATTCGTGACTATCCAATGAACTTTCTCAGTGAATTTATTGGTACTCTAGTTCTTGTTTTCGCACTTTTAGCATTTACACGTGGAAAGTTCACAGATGGATTAAATCCAATGGTAGTTGGTGTCTTGATTACATCAATTGGTTTCTCACTAGGTGGGACAACCGGTTATGCCATCAACCCTGCCAGAGATTTAGGACCACGTATTGCTCACCAAATTTTGCCAATTGCTAACAAAGGCGAATCAGACTGGGCTTACAGTTGGGTTCCAGTTCTTGGACCTCTAGCTGGTGGTGCAGTTGCCGCTTGGTTGTATATGTTGATTCCTTAA
- a CDS encoding acyl CoA:acetate/3-ketoacid CoA transferase yields MTVQFINSEKAAELIPDNATIALEGFLGSDVAEEILENIRKRFDKEGHPKDLEVWHASGIGDGKDKGTNNFAAKGLLKRLVGGHWALAPQLEPLVANNDFEAYNFPQGVMSQIFRDSAAHKPIQISRVGLGTFVDPDIEGGKLNDAAKKTDLVSKMKIKGEDYLAYDVPKPNVAILRGTYADEDGNITFDDEPLTLESTSIAMAAHNNGGKVFVQVKRILKKGSMKPKDIRIPGLLVDYVVETSNELMTRQSTDTQFNPDYVNQAVVKAAGAINVPLDAKKVIARRAAMYKNENDNIVNYGIGKYPETVSLILKEEGAAENVTTTVEPGTFGGVPMGGGDFGCAISPESTIDQPYMFDFYDGGGIDITFLGLAELDKLGNINVSKFGPKIAGTGGFVNITQNTPTVVFTGTFTAGGLKEEVKDGKLNILQEGKFNKLVENVEQITFSGPVSHENKQNVYYITERAVFQLVDGGIELIEIAPGMDLQKDILDHMDFKPEISDDLRYMDPRIFEEPLMGNVTNQPGEKVALTV; encoded by the coding sequence ATGACTGTACAATTTATTAACAGTGAAAAGGCTGCAGAGCTTATTCCTGATAATGCAACTATTGCTTTGGAAGGCTTTCTAGGCTCAGATGTTGCTGAAGAGATCCTAGAGAATATTCGTAAGAGATTTGATAAAGAGGGTCATCCTAAGGACCTAGAAGTATGGCACGCATCAGGTATTGGTGATGGTAAGGATAAAGGTACTAATAACTTTGCTGCTAAAGGTTTGTTGAAGAGATTAGTTGGTGGACATTGGGCACTAGCTCCACAACTAGAACCCTTAGTTGCAAACAATGACTTTGAGGCATATAACTTCCCTCAAGGTGTTATGTCACAAATTTTCCGTGATTCTGCTGCTCATAAGCCTATTCAAATTAGTCGAGTTGGCCTTGGAACATTCGTCGATCCAGACATCGAAGGTGGCAAGCTAAACGACGCAGCTAAAAAGACTGATTTAGTTTCAAAGATGAAGATTAAGGGTGAAGATTACTTAGCATATGATGTTCCAAAGCCAAATGTTGCCATTTTACGTGGAACATATGCTGATGAGGATGGTAATATCACTTTCGATGACGAACCATTGACTCTTGAATCAACATCAATCGCTATGGCTGCTCACAATAACGGTGGTAAAGTCTTTGTTCAAGTAAAGAGAATTTTGAAGAAGGGTTCAATGAAACCTAAGGATATCAGAATCCCTGGACTATTGGTCGATTACGTTGTTGAAACAAGCAATGAATTGATGACAAGACAAAGTACTGACACACAATTCAATCCAGATTACGTTAACCAAGCCGTTGTTAAAGCAGCTGGCGCAATTAACGTGCCACTAGATGCTAAGAAAGTTATCGCTAGACGTGCTGCCATGTACAAGAATGAAAATGACAACATTGTTAACTATGGTATTGGTAAATATCCAGAAACAGTTTCTTTGATTTTGAAAGAAGAAGGAGCTGCTGAAAACGTTACGACAACTGTTGAACCCGGAACATTTGGTGGTGTTCCTATGGGTGGTGGTGACTTCGGTTGTGCTATTTCACCTGAATCAACAATTGATCAACCATACATGTTTGATTTCTATGATGGTGGTGGTATCGATATTACATTCTTAGGACTTGCTGAATTGGATAAACTTGGTAACATCAACGTTTCTAAGTTTGGACCTAAGATTGCTGGTACTGGTGGTTTCGTTAATATTACACAAAACACACCAACCGTTGTCTTTACCGGAACATTTACTGCCGGTGGTCTAAAGGAAGAAGTTAAGGATGGCAAGCTAAACATTCTTCAAGAAGGTAAGTTTAATAAACTTGTTGAAAATGTTGAACAAATTACCTTCTCAGGCCCTGTTTCACATGAAAACAAACAAAATGTCTACTATATTACAGAACGTGCTGTCTTCCAGTTGGTTGATGGTGGTATTGAGTTGATTGAAATTGCACCTGGTATGGATCTACAAAAGGATATCCTTGATCACATGGACTTTAAGCCAGAAATTAGTGATGACTTACGTTACATGGATCCTCGTATCTTTGAAGAACCATTAATGGGCAATGTCACAAACCAACCAGGTGAAAAAGTAGCATTGACTGTTTAA
- a CDS encoding aldo/keto reductase, with protein sequence MKQLYIGDTNWQASAVALGIMRMNSLTPEQAAKDIDVAYDSGINFIDSADIYGGGDSEKVFGAALKKSSVSRDKLYIQSKGGIISGKRYDFSKKHILDAVDGSLERLGVDYLDSFLLHRPDPLMEPEEVAEAFDELQKSGKVRHFGVSNFNPQQYLLVQEAVDQRLMFNQLQFSIMHTGMVDFGMHTNMTDTRSINHDGGILEFSRRMGVTIQAWSPFQYGMFAGTFINNDKFPELNEILQKLADKYNVSKNAIAAAWILRHPANIQVIIGTMNPEHIADSAKGGDIELTKQEWYDVYFAAGNDLP encoded by the coding sequence ATGAAACAACTTTATATTGGCGACACAAATTGGCAAGCTTCTGCGGTAGCCCTTGGTATCATGCGCATGAACAGCCTGACTCCAGAACAAGCAGCCAAGGATATTGATGTTGCCTACGACAGTGGTATCAACTTTATTGATTCTGCTGACATTTATGGTGGCGGAGATTCTGAAAAAGTTTTCGGTGCTGCATTAAAAAAGAGTAGCGTTAGCCGTGATAAACTTTACATTCAATCAAAGGGTGGCATTATTTCAGGCAAAAGATATGACTTTTCTAAAAAACATATCCTTGATGCCGTTGACGGATCTTTGGAACGACTAGGCGTTGACTACCTAGACTCATTCCTATTACACCGTCCTGACCCATTGATGGAGCCAGAAGAAGTTGCCGAAGCTTTCGATGAACTTCAAAAATCTGGTAAAGTTCGCCACTTTGGTGTTTCAAACTTCAATCCTCAACAATATTTACTCGTTCAAGAAGCTGTTGACCAAAGATTAATGTTCAACCAACTTCAATTCAGCATCATGCACACTGGTATGGTCGATTTCGGTATGCACACAAATATGACTGACACACGTTCAATCAATCACGACGGCGGAATCCTTGAATTTTCAAGACGTATGGGCGTTACAATTCAAGCTTGGTCACCATTCCAATACGGTATGTTTGCCGGAACATTTATCAACAATGACAAGTTCCCAGAATTAAATGAAATTTTACAAAAACTAGCTGACAAATATAACGTAAGCAAGAATGCCATCGCTGCAGCCTGGATTTTAAGACACCCTGCTAACATCCAAGTTATCATTGGAACAATGAATCCTGAGCACATCGCTGACAGTGCCAAAGGTGGAGATATCGAATTAACTAAACAAGAGTGGTACGACGTATACTTCGCAGCAGGCAACGATTTACCTTAG
- a CDS encoding FMN-dependent NADH-azoreductase — translation MPKVLVIYAHPETAKGSSTHELYKHFINSYTAKNPDDEIIVHNISEYMPFKLDKIAISIYNKNLAKSKLDPDEERFNYSRQKWVSEFVNADKYIFVNPMYNLFIPAEMKRYIDMVMQIGHTFHYNSDGLSVGDLHGKKAIHLQSCGGNYHNNLIQNDSMIYDLGDQYLQTMLHMMGVDDYSGVFAEGMDKDPMHAIEILDHAYAKAELAGKEF, via the coding sequence ATGCCAAAAGTACTAGTAATTTATGCACACCCTGAAACTGCCAAGGGTTCTTCAACACATGAGTTATATAAACACTTTATCAATTCATATACTGCCAAAAATCCTGATGATGAAATTATTGTCCACAATATCTCGGAGTATATGCCCTTCAAATTAGACAAAATTGCGATTTCAATTTATAACAAGAATCTCGCCAAAAGTAAGTTGGATCCCGATGAAGAGCGTTTCAATTATTCACGTCAAAAGTGGGTCAGTGAATTCGTCAACGCCGACAAGTATATTTTCGTCAATCCGATGTACAATCTCTTTATCCCTGCCGAAATGAAGAGATATATCGATATGGTCATGCAAATTGGACATACTTTCCATTACAATTCTGATGGTTTGTCCGTTGGGGATTTGCATGGTAAGAAAGCAATTCATTTGCAGTCCTGTGGTGGCAACTATCATAACAATCTAATTCAAAATGATTCAATGATTTATGATTTAGGCGACCAATATTTACAAACTATGTTGCACATGATGGGCGTAGACGATTATTCAGGTGTCTTCGCTGAAGGTATGGACAAAGATCCGATGCACGCTATCGAAATTTTGGATCATGCTTATGCCAAAGCAGAATTAGCCGGAAAAGAGTTCTAG
- a CDS encoding nitronate monooxygenase, whose product MNKVCELLGIKYPVVQGAMQEVATAELAAAVSNGGGLGIIAAGGKTADQVREEIQKAKKLTKNTFAVNLMLMDPNTPEVVKVVIDEGVKVVTTGAGTPKPYMKDLKAAGIKVCPVIPNVKIAKKMEEMGADAVIAEGMEGGGHIGVLTSQTLWPQIADAVSIPLIAAGGVGDGRGVVNAFVAGAQAVQCGTIFSIAKESPVGDNWRKLVIDATDTSTIVAGATIKDASRIIKNNIANKLTELELDQVSRDEFNSVMNEGLRNAVQKDDVDDGLVFSGQVSGLIKESLPAGEIVKKLMDEAQEVLNKKIELV is encoded by the coding sequence ATGAATAAAGTATGTGAACTTTTAGGAATCAAGTACCCAGTTGTTCAAGGAGCTATGCAAGAAGTTGCTACTGCTGAATTAGCAGCCGCCGTATCAAATGGTGGTGGACTTGGAATTATCGCTGCTGGTGGTAAGACAGCTGACCAAGTAAGAGAAGAAATTCAAAAAGCTAAGAAACTAACAAAGAACACATTTGCTGTTAACTTGATGTTGATGGATCCTAACACACCAGAAGTTGTTAAAGTTGTTATCGATGAAGGCGTTAAAGTTGTTACAACTGGTGCCGGTACACCTAAACCTTACATGAAAGATTTGAAGGCTGCTGGAATCAAAGTTTGTCCTGTTATTCCTAACGTTAAGATTGCTAAGAAGATGGAAGAAATGGGTGCCGATGCCGTTATTGCCGAAGGTATGGAAGGTGGAGGACACATTGGTGTTCTAACATCACAAACTCTATGGCCACAAATTGCTGATGCTGTTTCAATTCCTCTAATCGCTGCTGGTGGTGTTGGTGACGGACGTGGTGTTGTAAATGCCTTTGTTGCCGGTGCACAAGCCGTACAATGTGGAACAATCTTCTCAATCGCTAAGGAAAGTCCTGTTGGAGATAACTGGAGAAAGTTAGTTATCGATGCTACTGATACTTCAACAATCGTTGCTGGTGCAACAATCAAAGATGCTTCACGTATCATCAAGAACAACATTGCTAACAAGTTGACAGAACTTGAATTAGATCAAGTATCACGTGACGAATTCAACTCAGTTATGAACGAAGGATTAAGAAATGCCGTTCAAAAAGATGATGTTGATGATGGACTAGTATTTAGTGGTCAAGTTTCAGGTCTAATCAAAGAATCATTACCAGCTGGAGAAATCGTTAAGAAGTTAATGGATGAAGCACAAGAAGTTCTTAACAAAAAAATTGAATTGGTATAG